In Chloroflexota bacterium, one DNA window encodes the following:
- a CDS encoding alpha/beta hydrolase produces the protein MNIKPQKRSLLRRIGRWLGWIGLLIVGLLIGGWAFQRWASQRDRQRFLPAEQQIMLNGHAIRLICMGSGSPTIVLEAGLGDGADVWGLVQPALAEQYRVCAYDRVGMGWSEAVADKADRASIAQTLHELLSQANVSAPYVLVGHSAGGLYVREYAQRYPEQVAGLVLVDSSHEQQRQRQPQLAEDPFAIMRQSMQACDVLAPFGIIRLTKLFEQSQSTYAKLSQPAQASITASQYQTSTCSAMDEALAAITQDLNQAQAPQSLNDLPLVVLTRGIADSTMPVEFEQTWDSLQQELAQLSSNSQHQIAETSGHYIHLDQPELVIAAVEWVISQQAK, from the coding sequence ATGAATATAAAACCACAAAAACGCTCGCTGTTACGACGGATTGGGCGCTGGCTCGGTTGGATTGGCCTGTTGATTGTTGGCTTACTGATCGGCGGCTGGGCGTTTCAGCGCTGGGCGAGCCAGCGTGATCGCCAACGATTTTTGCCAGCCGAGCAGCAAATTATGCTCAATGGCCATGCGATACGGCTGATTTGTATGGGCAGCGGCAGCCCAACAATCGTGCTCGAAGCTGGCTTAGGCGATGGTGCTGATGTTTGGGGCTTAGTCCAACCAGCCTTAGCCGAGCAATACCGAGTGTGTGCCTATGATCGGGTTGGCATGGGCTGGAGCGAAGCAGTAGCCGACAAGGCTGATCGGGCTTCGATTGCCCAAACCTTGCATGAACTGTTGAGCCAAGCCAACGTATCAGCGCCATATGTATTGGTTGGCCATTCTGCTGGTGGTTTGTATGTGCGCGAATATGCCCAGCGCTACCCTGAGCAAGTGGCTGGTTTGGTGCTGGTCGATTCATCACATGAACAACAACGCCAACGTCAGCCACAGCTTGCTGAAGATCCATTTGCAATCATGCGTCAGTCGATGCAAGCCTGTGATGTGCTGGCTCCATTTGGAATTATTCGGCTGACCAAGCTGTTTGAGCAATCGCAATCGACCTATGCCAAACTTTCGCAACCAGCCCAAGCCTCGATTACGGCTAGCCAATATCAAACGAGCACCTGTAGCGCGATGGATGAGGCCTTGGCAGCAATCACCCAAGATCTGAATCAAGCTCAAGCTCCGCAATCGCTGAACGATCTCCCGTTGGTGGTATTAACTCGTGGGATTGCTGATAGCACCATGCCAGTGGAATTTGAACAGACGTGGGATAGCTTGCAGCAAGAATTAGCCCAGCTTTCGAGCAACAGCCAACATCAGATAGCTGAAACTAGTGGTCATTACATTCATCTCGACCAACCAGAGTTGGTCATTGCGGCAGTTGAATGGGTGATCAGCCAACAAGCTAAATAG
- a CDS encoding NAD(+)/NADH kinase → MHTIGVLYNPLAPATAQAGERIAAWLGERGLSVWLGTSQSARDEPDLVAPCQLMLALGGDGTVLRAARIGITHNMPILGVAMGHLSFMAEVTEESVYEGLEVLLNGGGWYDQRTLVRARVLRQGQEIFNDLALNEVLLSRRDVARVVHVSVAIDDMPLTSYRADGVLVSTATGSTAYALAAGGPVLDPRSDSLLLVTVAGHLTSLPALVLPPDTKISWTLARHHPTIISLDGQWSFPIEPDDLIEVTRAKEICRFAHVYPQAHFYQSLTQRLRRQ, encoded by the coding sequence ATGCACACAATTGGCGTTTTGTATAATCCGCTTGCGCCTGCAACAGCCCAAGCAGGGGAACGAATTGCGGCTTGGTTGGGCGAACGAGGGTTAAGTGTGTGGCTAGGCACATCACAAAGTGCCCGTGATGAGCCAGATCTGGTCGCGCCATGCCAATTAATGTTGGCGCTTGGTGGCGATGGTACGGTACTCCGTGCCGCCCGCATTGGCATCACCCACAATATGCCGATTTTGGGTGTGGCGATGGGCCACTTGAGTTTTATGGCCGAAGTTACCGAAGAATCGGTCTATGAAGGCTTAGAGGTGTTGCTCAACGGCGGTGGTTGGTACGATCAGCGCACGTTGGTACGAGCACGAGTTTTACGCCAAGGCCAAGAGATTTTTAATGATCTGGCTTTGAACGAGGTGTTGCTGTCGCGGCGTGATGTGGCGCGAGTAGTCCATGTATCGGTTGCTATTGATGATATGCCATTGACGAGCTATCGCGCTGATGGAGTTTTGGTTTCGACCGCAACTGGTTCAACTGCTTATGCTTTGGCCGCTGGTGGCCCGGTGCTCGACCCACGCTCCGATTCGTTGTTGTTGGTGACGGTGGCTGGCCACTTAACCAGTTTGCCAGCCCTCGTGCTCCCGCCAGATACCAAAATTAGCTGGACGCTGGCCCGCCATCATCCCACAATTATTAGCCTTGATGGGCAGTGGTCGTTTCCAATTGAGCCTGATGATCTGATTGAGGTTACGCGGGCTAAAGAGATTTGCCGTTTTGCCCATGTTTATCCTCAAGCCCATTTTTATCAATCGCTCACTCAGCGTTTGCGTCGGCAATAA